The window AATGACATGAGGTTCCTGCATGTAAAACAGGGATTGGACAATCAGATCTATGATCAAGTTTCTGTATTTGTCTCTATCCTTGTATAACTCTCCAAGTCGTTCGctacttattttatatatttccttAAATACTTGATcctttgcacacattttttttaaacgagCTTTATTGATAGCAGAGGATCGACTGATCGACCTTTTAATCTCCATCTGTTTTGACTTTTTTTGGAATTCCAaacgaattttttctttcattttttgaacaATGCGTAATTTTTCTATGTTGAAGTCTTCCAATGCCTTCGCCTCGATTTCGTGTGCCTTGTCCTTGGCTTCGTTAAGGATGAAATTTACCATTTGCTGGATTTGCTTCTGCGCCTCGGTGTCgtcctgcgggggggggaggcgaaGCGAGGAGGGGCGAAGCGAGGAGAGGTGAGATGTGAGAAGTGGGGAAAAGCATTCACCGGGATGGAGAAACACTCACTGGGGAGGCAGGCACCCCTACGGGACGATTTTTCTAACGACGCCTTGAACACTCATCCCCGTGACTATGTTTCACTCCACGGAGTAATCGATACTCTCCCTTTGGCGAAGCTTACCAGTGCCATCTTCGCGACAATCGgtttggaaaaaaggaaagcagaCGAGGGGGAAGAATGGGAAGCAGCAGAGCAGCAAGTCGAAGGGGAAGCAGTAGAGCAGCAAGTCGAAGGGGAAGCAGTAGAGCAGCAAgccgaagaagaagcagtagAGCAGCAAgccgaagaagaagcagcagaaCAGCAAGCCGAGGGGGAAGATTGATGATGCGGCGAGCGTGCCCACTAAACggtgaggggaagaagcgctGCCCTGCGAGGCGTGCTAACCAGCATATGCGGGGCGCAGGAGGGGGACGGAAAACTATTTGGATAAACGGTAAACGGTAAACGCCGCTCTATCCTTATCGCGAAAATGCTATCCTAACGCGGGATGCGCGCAAGTTGTGAAGTGGCCACACGGAGGGAAGCTGATTTTTGTGAGAAACGCATCCGTGTAGTGTATGCAGTGCGGCATTTACCTGCGTGGGGaggtacgcaaaaaaaaaaaaaaaaaaaaaaaaaaaagaatgttttttttcttttccccaagGGTGAGGCAAACATGTGAGCGCTAACGGGGACGACCTCGGCAGGGGAGCTTCCCCAGCGTGTAAAAATAGCATTACCTTTTCATTCGTTTGTTTGCCAACTTTGcttctttcccatttgggaagTTCCCACAGGAAAAAGGCGAAGCAATCGAGGTGGACGATGCGAGCGAGGCGGCGAACTTGTGCGGGACTCGCGTGCCTTGTCCTCTGTCCTAGCCACCGTGGTTGAGTTTGCCCCCTCCCAGTTGGTACATTCGCTTGGTTCAGAAAAAAGTTCGTCCCATTCGAAAGGTCCCCATGGAGCTCGTGCCAAACAGAGTGGTACTCCACTGTGGAGAGCGCGCGTGCCGTTAGGAAGCACTTAAGAGAGGAGGAACGTAAACGATGTATAGGAAGTAACCTCTTTTCCGCAGTGACACGCTCACCACTGGGGCAGCAAGCAGGGCCGCAACAGAAGCATCgatttaagtttttttttccccaatagGATATGTGTTATCCGCTTGGTGTGTTCCTTTccgttaaataaaaaaaaaaataataaaaaaaataaaataaatgagaaaGTTCCCCTTGTGTGACCTCTTCCATGTGACCTCCTCTACGTGACCTCCTGCAGGTGTGCCCcctgccattttttttgtgtatgcgAGAGGACAGGAAGAGTCTCCCATGGGAGATGAAGAAGCTAAGGAgtgtatttccttttttgggaaCCCCACCCCTGTCACGTCATGATCGCAGCAAAAAATTCGAACAGAATGGGCTGAATGAACCAATGGGGTGAATGAACCAAACGGGGTGAATGAACCAATGGGGTTAgttccccccatttgacTTGGCCACTGTTGAAGGCAGCGGTTTCGCGATCGGCCTTTCTGCccgtgcgtgtgtgtgcaacAGCTTGGGAGGTTTGCTTTCGTAGGACGGTGGACCTACGTACAACTCACGTCTATTTATATGTGTAAATTTTGCTAGCGATTGGATGCTACGGGGAAGTGTTGACCCCGATAACCTACTTCAGACTTCCCGCATGGCCACGACGTTTCGTTGGTTGGCCGTTCCGTTGGCCGTTCAGCTGACCGTTCCGCTGACCGTTCCGCTGACCATTCCGCTGACCATTCCGCTGACCGTTCCGCTGACCATTCCGCTGGTCGTTCCGTGAGATATGGCGGCTTTACCGAGGCTGGGGCAGGCAACCCGAAGGGGATGCAACTCAATCGAAGTGTGTGTTCCTCCACAGTGCGGGTGAATAATCTGTTGGatgaagggggaggaagcaggACGTGTAAACCGTGCACACTCGTTTAGCCACGTaaaggtgaattttttttttttctccccactgtgagcttttcttttttttttttttttttcgatttgcGGCACTCCGCTTAGCATTGTTGAGCATGTCGAAAGAGGATTGGGGTTACACACTTGAGGTGCCTGTTCTGAGCGCAGCGGTGAACGAGTGGCAGTTGTGCCGCAGTTGTGTAGCAGTCGTGTAGCAGCCGCATAGCAGCTGTATAGCAGCACcacgttcttttttttttttttgggtgggAGGGTCAATCGCGCGATTTGCCTTCCCCGCAGAATAAATCTatgttctctttttttttttttttttcgaaaagggTACGACCAATTTCCCCCTCGTTGCGActcaaaaatggaagtaCTTCCcccatatgcatgtacaaaaaaaatgacgtgcGAAGAAGGAGCGTTACTGTACACCCCCCACCTGACGTTACACACAGGGTTACACCTATAGCAAGAGGGGCAACACAACGATCTATACCTTAATCGCGTCCTCTACACAGCATGTCTCGAGAGTAACGCATAACATGCAACACTCACTCCTCTTTATAAGcgtgagggaaaaaatggtaacTCGAATATGAAGCCCATTTGCTCGACCGCTTATGCTGTGAAGCTTTTGGAGTTCTTCCCCTGGATGGATGACGTGCTTAAGTTGATGTACCTGGTAAAGCGGCGAACTCCCCGCGGAGCCAGCAAGTTCGCCGCGGGGgctcttttttctccgtgCCCCCCCATATCACCGCCTTCGCACCTGCACACCTGCACACCGCCCCCTTCGCCCCACCCCCCATTTCGTAGAATAGATCCTGGAAGAGAGTCATCCTCGACGTGATCAACAACACCAACTTCctcagggggaaaaaaataatgcggCTCAAAAACAGGAGGAgcatttttctcattctcAAGTACATGAGGGGGGTCTCCCCGGTTGGGGGCGAGTTGGGCGAGTTGGGCGATTTGCCTGAACTGCATGGACTGCCTGGACTGCCCGGACTGCCCGCATCGCTCGACCGAGTTGGACAGCCATTCCCCGAGAACACCAGTCAGTGCCCCTTCCCCAACGTGCTGTAAGTGACTCCCTTCTGatacttccccccccctgtgctCATTTTAACCACCCAAGAGTGTACGTACGCTTATCTATTCACCCCTCTCCCAAAATGGCAATCAATAAAGCACTGTGTGTCTCTGTCCTCTCCTCTCCTCCCTGCAGTGAACTAATTATTGGATCATGTAACCCTAACCCCTTGTTCTTCAACTACATCCAGAATAGCTTCCCCCGTCTGATGTGTTTCAAGTTAATCATTACCTCTCCTGTGTGCATCCCGTTactcaaaaatttttgttttaattccAAGCACCTGAGGTACATAATAATTTGCATCGTGAATCGGCAGCTGGTCACAGATTATCGGGAGAAGTTGGAGAAAAACTTGAGTAACTTTTTTCGCCAGTGGGGCATAAACGTCACGCTCATAACGGAGCTGGGCGCGTAGCGGTTAAGTGATGACGTGGAGAAGGGACGACGTGGAGAAGGGATGGCGTGGAGAAGCGATGATGTGGAGAAGGGATGGCGTGGAGAAGCGATGATGTGGAGAAGCGATGATGTGGAGAAGTGATGACCCAGTTATGATATGCGGCTGTTTGCACATATTGATCAATCGAAGAGGCCGCTACTCTCccgctttcctttttctgtgcCCACTgtaatctgttttttttgtttgtttcaCCCATTTGGGTTTTCCATCCCTTTTGTTGTCAGCTGGTGTGAGCACTCTCTTGTTGAGAGAATTGCCCGATGCGGACGTTCCACCATTTGACCCTCCCCTGTTTTACCCTTTTCggattttttctcacttcaCCTATACGCATTATAGGAGGGCAATACCCCTCGCacgatgttttttttttttttttttttttgtttgactTCTACCTTGCTCATGGCAGGTGTGCAGGACTTTGCACGGCTGGG of the Plasmodium cynomolgi strain B DNA, chromosome 7, whole genome shotgun sequence genome contains:
- a CDS encoding hypothetical protein (putative), which produces MKPICSTAYAVKLLEFFPWMDDVLKLMYLNRSWKRVILDVINNTNFLRGKKIMRLKNRRSIFLILNELIIGSCNPNPLFFNYIQNSFPRLMCFKLIITSPVCIPLLKNFCFNSKHLRYIIICIVNRQLVTDYREKLEKNLSNFFRQWGINVTLITELGA
- a CDS encoding vacuolar ATP synthase subunit E (putative), coding for MVNFILNEAKDKAHEIEAKALEDFNIEKLRIVQKMKEKIRLEFQKKSKQMEIKRSISRSSAINKARLKKMCAKDQVFKEIYKISSERLGELYKDRDKYRNLIIDLIVQSLFYMQEPHVIVRCRDVDKSIVENCLNDAIQKYNDKLKKQFNVTKSVKIEIDKSGNYLPPPPSSDNEGNSCLGGIILTTPNRKINCDNTLDVRLKLAIEYCTPEIKRMFFETL